The window CGAGTGATTCTGCGCCGAAAATTTACCGGGGCTAAGCATATTACCGAGACTGCGGACGCAACTACGTTGCGTGATAGGAGAGCGTTCTAAGGGCAATGAAGGCAGACCGGAAGGACTGTTGGAGCGCTTAGAAGTGAGAATGCCGGTATGAGTAGCGAAAGACCAGTGAGAATCTGGTCCACCGAATGACTAAGGTTTCCTGGGGAAGGCTCGTCCACCCAGGGTTAGTCGGGACCTAAGCCGAGGCTGAGAAGCGTAGGCGATGGATAACAGGTTGAGATTCCTGTACTAGTTAATTATGTTGGAACGATGGAGGGACGCAGAAGGCTAGGTTGAGCATCCGGCTGGAAAAGGATGTTTAAAACGTAAGTCAGGTGAGGAGTGAAATGCTTCTGACCGGGTTGACAAGCGTTGATGAGGATCGAAATTAAAGTAGAGAAGCAACCGATGTCACGCTGCCGAGAAAAGCTTCTAGTGAGTAATTAACTACCCGTACCGCAAACCGACACAGGTAGTCGAGGAGAGAATCCTCAGGTGAGCGAGAGAACTCTCGTTAAGGAACTCGGCAAAATGACCCCGTAACTTCGGAAGAAGGGGTGCTGACCGTCAGGTCAGCCGCAGTGAAAAGACTCAAACGACTGTTTATCAAAAACACAGGTTTATGCAAAATCGTAAGATGAAGTATATGGGCTGACGCCTGCCCGGTGCTGGAAGGTTAAGTGGAAAGGTTAGCTTCGGCGACGCCTCGAAATGAAGCCCCAGTAAACGGCGGCCGTAACTATAACGGTCCTAAGGTAGCGAAATTCCTTGTCGGGTAAGTTCCGACCCGCACGAAAGGCGTAACGATTTGAGTACTGTCTCAACGAGAGACTCGGTGAAATTAAGATACCTGTGAAGAAGCAGGTTACCCGCGACAGGACGGAAAGACCCCATGGAGCTTTACTGTAGCTTGATATTGGGTGTTTACATAGCTTGTACAGGATAGGTAGGAGCCATTGAAACCGGGACGCTAGTCTCGGTGGAGGCACCCGTGGGATACTACCCTTGCTATGTGAACACTCTAACCCTGAGCACTCATCGTGCTCGGAGACAGTGTCTGGTTGGCAGTTTGACTGGGGCGGTCGCCTCCTAAATAGTAACGGAGGCGCTCAAAGGTTTGCTTAGAATGGTTGGAAATCATTCTGTAAGTGTAAAGGCAGAAGCAAGCTTGACTGCGAGACAGACAAGTCGAGCAGGGACGAAAGTCGGACTTAGTGATCCGGTGGTACCGTATGGAAGGGCCATCGCTCAACGGATAAAAGCTACCCTGGGGATAACAGGCTTATCTCCCCCAAGAGTTCACATCGACGGGGAGGTTTGGCACCTCGATGTCGGCTCATCGCATCCTGGGGCTGTAGTTGGTCCCAAGGGTTGGGCTGTTCGCCCATTAAAGCGGTACGCGAGCTGGGTTCAGAACGTCGTGAGACAGTTCGGTCCCTATCCGTCGCGGGCGCAGGAAATTTGAGAGGAGCTGTCCCTAGTACGAGAGGACCGGGATGGACATACCGCTGGTGTATCAGTTGCGCCGCCAGGCGCACCGCTGAGTAGCTATGTATGGATGAGATAAACGCTGAAAGCATCTAAGTGTGAAACTCGCCTCAAGATGAGATTTCCCATTCCTATATGGAAGTAAGACTCCTGAAAGATGATCAGGTCGATAGGTTAGAAGTGGAAGCGTAGCGATACGTGGAGCGGACTAATACTAATCAGTCGAGGACTTAACCAAGGAAAGCACAATGGTAGAATCGGAAGAAAATAATATTAGCTAGTTTTGAGGGAACGAAGTTCACTCAGAGTGTGGTGGCGATAGCCTAAAGGATACACCTGTTCCCATGCCGAACACAGCAGTTAAGCTTTAGCACGCCAAAAGTAGTTGGGGGATCGCCCCCTGCGAGGATAGGACGTTGCCACGCGCAGTAAAGGCACTTTCGAAGCAATTCGAAGGTGCCTTTTTTTGTGCAATAAATTAACTAAAATACGATCAACTATCTAATGAACCGGAAACTAACCCTAAAACAAAACGTTCCTAGAAAGAGTTAGGACTAGATGTTGCTTTATTTTCGGCCGTCGATGCGGTCCAAAAAGCCGGTTATTTAATCGGGGGAGCGATGGCCCCGTTTGTAAAATGGCAAGCGACGACCTTTTTTGTCGTGGATTATTTGGTATCTGATAGTTGTCTAATTGACTTTACGTTACCAGTTCCGAACGTAGTACGATTAGGGTTGTTGCTAATTGCGGGAATTGGGATGGGCATGTCTGGCAATGTGTTTGAAAAACTGATGTACCGATCCTTTAACGTCGGCAACATTTCTGCGATGCACGCGCTAGCCATTTCTACGTTCGCCTTCTGCTCGGTTACGAGTTATCTAGCCGCCTGGATCAAAGTCGACACGCTGGTTTTGTGGCGAGGAGCCGGAATTCTAACCATCATCTTTGGGCTAGTCATCATGGCCTTTTTAATCAAAAGTAAACGATAAGCAAAACGACCCCAGCTTTTCCAAGCTGAGGTCGTTTTCGTTAGTTAAAGGTAATGTTTGCACCAGTTTGTAATTGATTAATGGCATCCCAGTTCAGGGTAACTCCGATTCCGGATCCAGTGGGAACCGGCAATGATCCGTTCGTAACGGTGAAGGATTCGTTAATCGGTTCTAGTTCAAAATAATGATCACTGTCGGCGATGTCCGCTGGGAAAATTGGTTGCGGGAGTTGTGCCGATAAGGCTAAATCAACCGCACGGCCAAGGCCACTGCCGAGCATGCCCCCGATCCACGGCAAGTATGGAGTGTTGGTAATGTACTGAATAGCCTGCATGGTGGGCGTAATCCCACCGAGCTTGCTAGGTTTGAGGGTAAAAGCGGCGGCACTTTGCGCTCGCACTGCATTTTGAATGTTCGTCAACGAATTGATACTTTCGTCCAAGCTAATTTTTAACTGCGGTAGTTGGGCTTGAACGCTAGCGTACTCTGCTAAACTGGCATTATGAAAGGGTTCTTCAATCATACTCAGACCATCAGCAGCTAATTCTTTTAAAACAGCAATCGTTTGCTTAGAAACGGGCCACGCTGCGTTGGGATCAAACGAAATTAGTTGGTTCGGAAAGGCAATTTTGAGTTTCTTAATTAACCGCTGCGCCACCGCTAGATTATCCGTTTTAATTTTTAGTCGTTGGTAACCA of the Fructilactobacillus cliffordii genome contains:
- a CDS encoding enolase C-terminal domain-like protein: MKINQITLIPLTLRLKEAFRTNHGTTAERPLLLIEMKMSNGITGYGEVQAFADSSYAPQSQAIALAELQDGLPALIKRSWQTPTDLQRQLTRFTSFARAGVEMALWDAYGKLVHQPLAQLLGQPASAVPVSVALGIQAKDQRTIRLADEELQAGYQRLKIKTDNLAVAQRLIKKLKIAFPNQLISFDPNAAWPVSKQTIAVLKELAADGLSMIEEPFHNASLAEYASVQAQLPQLKISLDESINSLTNIQNAVRAQSAAAFTLKPSKLGGITPTMQAIQYITNTPYLPWIGGMLGSGLGRAVDLALSAQLPQPIFPADIADSDHYFELEPINESFTVTNGSLPVPTGSGIGVTLNWDAINQLQTGANITFN